A genomic window from Glycine max cultivar Williams 82 chromosome 17, Glycine_max_v4.0, whole genome shotgun sequence includes:
- the LOC100783972 gene encoding putative oxidoreductase C1F5.03c, giving the protein MSMNLVVGVLRPPLIAFRRNKISIISRVNSIESSSSSPMDQPKRVVVCGGGVIGVCTAYFLAEKGAAVTLIEKSDVACAASGKAGGFLALDWCDGGPLEELARASFNLHRSLSEELEGPRSYGYRALTTLSLTVTESEGSSSATSTLPSWVDGPARGAKTIGTTETTAQVHPRLFTRTLIDRAVEKHGVKVEIAKLERLVVAEGRVGSVVLEGGRVLEADSVVLALGPWSSKLVLLSSLFRVYGLKAHSIVLEPREPSSITPHALFLSYYSSKRGKSLDPEVYPRPTGEVYICGMSKEEEVPDDPEEIRGNPESIAMLKKVAKTVSSYLGEGVARMKAEQACFLPCTDDGVPVIGEVPGVKGCYVATGHNCWGILNGPATGAAVAELVIDGHSSIVDLKHFSPARFLGRRKA; this is encoded by the exons ATGAGTATGAATCTAGTGGTGGGGGTTCTGCGGCCACCGCTTATTGCATTTCGGCGAAACAAAATCTCCATAATCTCGAGAGTGAATTCAATTGAGTCGTCATCATCATCGCCCATGGATCAGCCGAAGCGAGTGGTTGTCTGCGGCGGCGGAGTAATCGGAGTCTGCACCGCCTACTTTCTGGCGGAGAAGGGCGCCGCTGTCACGCTCATCGAGAAATCCGACGTGGCGTGCGCCGCGTCCGGAAAAGCCGGCGGATTCCTCGCCCTCGATTGGTGTGACGGAGGACCGTTGGAAGAGCTAGCTCGCGCCAGCTTCAATCTCCACCGTTCGCTCTCCGAAGAACTCGAGGGTCCGCGATCGTACGGTTACAGAGCCCTCACCACTCTCAGCCTCACCGTAACGGAATCCGAAGGCTCCTCTTCTGCTACCTCAACGTTGCCGTCTTGGGTTGACGGACCAGCTCGTGGTGCTAAAACGATTGGAACCACCGAAACGACGGCTCAGGTGCATCCGAGGCTCTTCACTCGCACGCTGATTGATAGAGCGGTGGAGAAGCATGGAGTGAAGGTGGAGATTGCGAAATTGGAACGGTTGGTTGTGGCAGAAGGACGAGTTGGATCGGTGGTGCTTGAAGGAGGACGAGTTTTGGAAGCGGATTCTGTTGTGTTAGCATTGGGCCCTTGGTCCAGTAAGTTGGTTTTGTTGTCTTCGCTGTTTAGAGTTTATGGGCTTAAGGCCCATAGTATTGTATTAGAGCCCAGAGAGCCAAGTTCCATAACCCCCCATGCTCTCTTTCTCAGTTACTATTCTTCCAAACGTGGAAAATCTCTTGACCCTGAAGTGTACCCTCGTCCCACAG GGGAGGTGTATATATGTGGGATGTCGAAGGAGGAAGAGGTGCCGGATGATCCAGAGGAGATAAGAGGAAACCCTGAATCGATTGCGATGCTTAAGAAAGTGGCGAAGACGGTGTCGAGCTATCTTGGGGAAGGAGTGGCACGTATGAAGGCAGAGCAAGCGTGTTTCTTGCCGTGCACGGATGATGGGGTACCTGTCATAGGAGAGGTTCCAGGGGTGAAGGGGTGTTATGTGGCAACGGGGCATAACTGTTGGGGTATTCTCAATGGTCCTGCCACTGGTGCTGCTGTTGCTGAGCTTGTTATTGATGGACATTCTAGCATTGTTGATCTTAAGCACTTTAGTCCTGCCAGATTCCTTGGGCGTAGAAAGGCTTAG